The following coding sequences lie in one Cloeon dipterum chromosome 1, ieCloDipt1.1, whole genome shotgun sequence genomic window:
- the LOC135936596 gene encoding plexin domain-containing protein 1-like, translating to MRVNISLIYFLILVAASHGRGNYNSFFLIKKSLHEFLGIGTFNNRPLVKDRHGFFNISVQANDRLAQTLWVDMDGMESKSLDHSYERVNLPFTFPLFDRTIRSLAVNSNGYLSFGNDFDAEFPARYIAPLMIVGRKHGSREASIKYRQNCKSFTVQWGNLKTHRYGKHDRFTFQATLHENGNIEFVYKRIPFEITDLIDHEHLVKIGMEDLFYLPDMELMYYYVDLIGEPIQNSTIVSFKALPTCRSLKNCSSCVSANLSSKCVWCPALKRCSVSFDPSSKDWFKNKCQDFENATCTLTKNQANSISEAERIALTKIVILAFIGFALALFAFVSCVMAWIGNEHSFHAENDKESESKERGISLIDVEFNEKTLSIFNTAFIY from the exons ATGCGCGtcaatatttctttaatttatttcctaatcTTAGTTGCAGCTTCCCACGGAAGAGGTAattataattctttttttttaattaaaaaatcgttacATGAATTTTTAGGAATAGGAACTTTTAATAATCGTCCTTTGGTAAAAGACCGCCACGGATTCTTCAACATCAGCGTCCAGGCCAATGACAGACTCGCCCAAACACTTTGGGTCGACATGGACGGTATGGAATCCAAGAGTTTGGATCATAGCTACGAA AGAGTGAATTTGCCCTTTACTTTTCCGCTCTTCGATCGCACAATCAGGAGCTTGGCTGTGAACTCGAATGGCTATCTCTCAtttggaaatgattttgacGCTGAGTTTCCAGCTCGTTACATAGCTCCTTTGATGATAGTTGGTAGGAAACATGGCAGTCGAGAAGCCTCCATTAAATACcgacaaaatt GCAAGTCTTTCACCGTCCAATGGGGAAATCTGAAGACGCATCGCTACGGAAAGCACGACCGCTTCACTTTTCAGGCCACCTTGCACGAGAATGGCAACATTGAATTCGTTTACAAACGCATTCCATTCGAAATCACCGATCTTATAGATCACGAGCACTTGGTCAAAATTGGCATGGAGGACCTGTTTTATCTGCCTG ACATGGAACTGATGTATTACTACGTCGACTTGATCGGCGAGCCCATCCAGAACTCGACCATCGTTTCTTTCAAAGCCCTTCCAACCTGCCGCTCACTAAAGAACTGCAGCAGCTGTGTCTCAGCCAATCTTAGTTCTAAG tgtgTCTGGTGTCCCGCACTAAAAAGATGCTCGGTTTCCTTTGACCCTTCATCCAAAGACTGGTTTAAAAACAAGTGCCAAGACTTTGAGAATGCAACTTGTACATTGACCAAAAATCAGGCGAATTCCATATCAGAAG CAGAGAGAATTGCCTTGACCAAAATAGTCATATTGGCGTTCATCGGCTTCGCGCTGGCTCTTTTCGCATTCGTCTCCTGCGTGATGGCATGGATAGGAAACGAGCATTCATTCCATGCCGAAAATGACAAAGAGTCTGAAAGCAAAGAACGAGGCATATCCCTCATTGACGTGGAATTTAACGAAAAAACGTTGTCGATTTTTAATACTGCATTTATATACTAG